In Candidatus Nomurabacteria bacterium, the following proteins share a genomic window:
- a CDS encoding FAD-binding oxidoreductase, with product MQFSEDFIKEFKGDVDDSPRTLEKYSEDTSIFHLQPEVVVYPKDVADLATLIHYTHRHRGQMSLTARSAGTDMSGGPLTTSIVVDFLRYFNKIKQVDEKHATTEPGVFYRDFEPETLKYGALLPSYTASRELNTVGGMVANNSAGEKSLTYGKTERYVHSLKVVLQDGVEYEFKKLSRPELEAKKSQSDYEGEIYRRVEDLIHQNTDTIKANRPTVNKNSAGYGIWNVWDKEADTFDLTQLFVGSQGTLGFISEITFDLVQPKNESRMLVMFLRPKHWPKLGEIINTVLKYKPESFESYDDKTFGVMLRVFPKLFKRLGGNIFKLARDFWPETRLILTGGIPKLVLMAEFVGDDDKEVANRARTVGHIVGNKYDIPIHVTANKEEANKFWLIRRESFKLLRENVKGKHTAPFIDDLSVEPKHLPEFLPRLYKILDEYKLIYTVAGHVGDGNFHIIPLMDFSRPDFIKIINELSDRVYTLVGEYHGSITGEHNDGLIRTPYLNKMFTPKMLDVFLEIKEIFDPHRIFNPHKKVDADISLLTSAVKKVTPK from the coding sequence ATGCAATTCTCTGAAGATTTCATAAAAGAATTTAAAGGTGATGTGGATGATTCCCCTCGGACACTAGAAAAATACAGTGAAGATACTAGTATTTTCCACTTACAACCAGAGGTGGTGGTCTATCCTAAAGACGTGGCTGACTTAGCCACCCTAATTCACTATACGCACCGCCATCGTGGCCAAATGTCCCTTACCGCTCGAAGTGCTGGCACCGACATGTCTGGCGGACCGCTGACTACTTCAATTGTCGTTGACTTTTTGCGGTATTTCAACAAAATTAAACAAGTAGACGAAAAACACGCCACCACCGAACCAGGGGTTTTCTACCGTGACTTTGAACCAGAAACACTAAAATACGGAGCACTTTTACCTAGCTATACCGCTAGTCGTGAACTGAATACTGTCGGTGGGATGGTCGCCAACAACTCCGCCGGTGAAAAATCACTAACCTACGGCAAAACCGAACGGTATGTACACTCACTTAAAGTTGTCTTACAAGATGGTGTGGAGTATGAATTCAAAAAACTTTCTCGACCTGAACTTGAAGCTAAGAAATCTCAATCTGATTATGAAGGTGAGATTTATCGCCGAGTTGAGGATTTGATTCATCAAAACACCGATACCATTAAAGCCAATCGTCCGACCGTCAACAAAAATTCAGCTGGCTATGGTATCTGGAACGTCTGGGATAAAGAAGCTGACACTTTTGATCTAACTCAACTTTTTGTGGGCTCGCAAGGGACTCTTGGATTCATTAGCGAAATTACTTTTGATCTTGTCCAGCCAAAAAATGAGTCCAGGATGTTGGTTATGTTCTTAAGACCAAAACACTGGCCTAAGCTAGGTGAGATCATAAATACTGTATTAAAATACAAACCGGAAAGCTTTGAATCATACGACGACAAAACCTTTGGGGTTATGTTGCGCGTATTTCCAAAGTTATTTAAGCGCCTTGGTGGTAATATTTTTAAATTAGCTCGTGATTTTTGGCCTGAGACCAGACTTATTCTTACCGGCGGTATACCAAAATTAGTCTTGATGGCTGAGTTTGTTGGTGACGATGATAAAGAGGTAGCCAACCGAGCTCGCACCGTTGGGCACATTGTAGGTAACAAATACGATATACCAATTCACGTAACAGCTAATAAGGAAGAGGCTAATAAATTTTGGCTTATCCGCCGAGAAAGTTTTAAATTATTACGTGAAAATGTCAAAGGCAAGCATACCGCACCATTTATTGACGACCTGTCGGTTGAACCAAAGCATCTTCCAGAGTTTCTACCTCGTTTATACAAGATTCTTGATGAATACAAACTTATCTATACTGTAGCCGGCCATGTTGGTGATGGTAATTTTCACATTATTCCTCTGATGGATTTTTCTCGACCTGACTTCATCAAAATTATCAATGAGCTCTCAGACCGTGTCTACACGCTGGTAGGAGAATACCATGGCTCAATTACCGGCGAACACAATGATGGTCTGATCCGCACCCCTTATCTAAACAAAATGTTTACCCCAAAAATGTTAGATGTTTTTTTGGAAATTAAAGAAATATTTGACCCGCACCGCATCTTTAATCCCCACAAAAAAGTGGATGCAGATATAAGCCTGCTCACCAGCGCAGTAAAGAAAGTCACACCTAAATAA
- a CDS encoding phospholipase — MNDTKTHPRKISKFKIFVRVVLVVVLVIGLFNVFKPLPTNTNLTGGVFSVPDDSVTFLRDKTYLDSNGQIQSEQEIFDEVIKMIEGANHYILVDMFLYNDFLGTATTSYRSLSKELTEVLLKKKKENPDVVIQVVSDPINTLYGEYASLQFQTLRGAGVEVTLTDLTKLRDSNPIYSAFWLTFLQWVPEKADQGRLANILDANKTKVDIQAYLNILNFKANHRKVVLADYEREGRLGVSTLITSANPHDGSSRHTNTAIKVDDWLWLDVIKSEEAVVRFSGGDFTPLPPELSGNVVDLVGDTKVQLLTEQAIKAKILEKINELGVGHSLDISMFYISDRDIVETLKQADQRGVNIRLLFDPNKDAFGREKNGVPNRQVAYELMSSSKGNTQVRWCNTHGEQCHTKLLLAKTPMQVSLIQGSANYTRRNLDNYNLETNVLVEGEASTSAIAASQKFFDEQWGNEGGIEYSLPYEAFKDSNPFRKIHYRLFEFTGFSNW; from the coding sequence ATGAATGACACTAAGACACATCCTCGTAAAATCTCTAAATTTAAAATATTTGTGCGTGTTGTTTTGGTGGTGGTCCTGGTAATCGGACTGTTTAATGTTTTTAAACCATTGCCAACCAATACAAATTTAACTGGTGGTGTATTTTCGGTTCCGGATGATAGTGTAACTTTTTTAAGAGATAAAACTTACCTAGACAGCAACGGTCAGATTCAGTCAGAGCAGGAGATATTTGACGAGGTAATAAAAATGATTGAAGGGGCAAACCACTACATATTAGTAGATATGTTTTTATATAATGATTTTTTGGGTACTGCCACTACTTCATATCGTAGTCTGAGCAAAGAGTTGACCGAAGTATTGCTAAAAAAGAAAAAAGAAAATCCTGATGTAGTAATTCAGGTTGTTTCCGACCCGATTAATACCTTGTACGGTGAATACGCTTCGCTACAGTTTCAGACTCTTCGTGGAGCGGGGGTGGAGGTAACGTTAACTGACCTAACTAAACTTCGAGATAGCAACCCAATATACAGTGCTTTTTGGCTAACCTTTTTACAGTGGGTGCCAGAAAAGGCTGATCAAGGCAGGCTGGCTAATATTTTGGATGCTAATAAGACCAAAGTCGATATTCAAGCTTACTTAAACATACTTAATTTTAAGGCTAACCACCGCAAGGTTGTTTTGGCGGATTATGAAAGGGAAGGGAGACTTGGTGTTTCCACCCTCATAACCTCTGCCAATCCACATGATGGTTCTAGTCGACACACCAATACTGCGATTAAGGTAGATGACTGGTTGTGGCTGGATGTTATAAAAAGCGAAGAGGCAGTAGTGCGCTTTTCTGGCGGTGATTTTACACCTTTACCGCCAGAGTTGAGTGGAAATGTTGTTGATCTAGTCGGTGATACTAAAGTTCAACTGCTAACAGAACAGGCGATTAAAGCAAAAATTTTGGAAAAGATAAACGAACTTGGAGTTGGTCATTCCTTGGACATTAGCATGTTTTACATCTCAGATCGTGATATAGTCGAGACCTTAAAACAAGCTGATCAGCGCGGAGTTAATATTCGGCTATTATTTGATCCAAACAAAGATGCTTTTGGGCGAGAAAAAAACGGTGTCCCCAATCGACAGGTAGCTTATGAGTTGATGAGTAGTTCAAAGGGTAATACACAAGTGCGTTGGTGTAATACTCACGGTGAACAGTGTCACACTAAACTATTGTTAGCCAAGACTCCAATGCAAGTATCTTTGATTCAGGGCTCGGCTAATTATACGAGAAGAAATTTAGACAACTACAACCTAGAAACCAATGTCTTGGTGGAAGGTGAGGCCTCAACTTCGGCTATTGCAGCTAGTCAAAAATTCTTTGACGAACAGTGGGGAAATGAAGGTGGAATTGAATACTCATTACCTTATGAAGCTTTCAAGGACAGTAACCCTTTCCGAAAAATTCACTATCGTCTGTTTGAGTTTACCGGGTTTAGTAATTGGTAG
- a CDS encoding protein kinase — protein sequence MSFENLSITAEPNLKEKVESLDPETAEAVKEGIKRILSYEQERFYIDEGGVGKLYHLPGGLCIKILDERHNHPQRHLFDLGNEPKEESDLQNKMSRTKYDGLTRSPYVFSVFVAESREEKNAIVMEELSAVNMQHVINGRESLPDNFSLNSFFSDLADFLDHMHTTDQIAHTDLYARNIMIDKETGEPRVIDYGRAKDLSRINDEEKEKLIDEDWRLYDETYEKFVEYFEKNK from the coding sequence ATGAGTTTTGAAAACTTATCTATCACAGCTGAACCTAATTTAAAAGAGAAAGTGGAATCTCTTGATCCTGAAACAGCTGAAGCTGTAAAAGAAGGTATAAAGAGAATATTATCTTATGAACAAGAGCGCTTTTATATCGATGAAGGCGGGGTTGGGAAACTCTACCATCTTCCTGGCGGGTTATGCATTAAAATACTAGACGAGAGGCATAACCATCCACAAAGACACCTTTTTGACTTAGGTAACGAACCAAAAGAAGAGTCTGATCTTCAAAACAAAATGTCACGAACTAAATATGACGGATTGACTAGATCACCTTACGTTTTTAGTGTTTTTGTTGCAGAATCACGAGAAGAAAAAAACGCCATAGTAATGGAAGAATTAAGTGCTGTTAACATGCAGCATGTAATAAACGGAAGAGAATCTCTTCCTGATAATTTTTCGCTTAATTCTTTTTTCTCCGACTTAGCTGATTTTTTGGATCATATGCACACCACTGATCAAATAGCTCATACAGATTTATATGCACGCAATATTATGATAGACAAAGAAACTGGGGAACCTAGAGTAATCGATTACGGTAGAGCTAAAGACTTGTCTCGTATAAACGACGAAGAAAAAGAGAAGCTAATTGATGAAGACTGGAGACTGTATGACGAGACTTACGAGAAATTTGTTGAATATTTTGAAAAAAATAAATAA
- the tsaD gene encoding tRNA (adenosine(37)-N6)-threonylcarbamoyltransferase complex transferase subunit TsaD: MLILSIETSCDETAVSIIEAVGDFPNSKYEVLGDALFSQIDTHREYGGVFPALAKREHIATVLPMLEKALKEAKLESNFSPALTEDQKDHIHTLLSREHGLADQVITFYNSYGRPPIDLIAVTTGPGLEPALWVGINFAKALAYIWNTPVVPVDHMEGHILASVFDGHKIAPLTFPSLSLLVSGGHTELVLMQDWGQYEKIGQTRDDAVGEAFDKVARLLGLDYPGGPIISRLAEEAHKEQLPPFTDLPRPMLHSGDLDFSFSGLKTAVLYATKDRELTDDNKKALARDFEDAVIEVLIKKVTQAIEKYSVKSLIVGGGVSANQHLRQAITDLKKKTDFSELNIYLPDPALSTDNSIMIALSGHAREKSALSPEDFSKEAKADGNLSLS, translated from the coding sequence ATGCTAATCCTATCCATCGAAACCAGCTGTGATGAAACCGCTGTCAGTATTATCGAAGCGGTTGGTGATTTTCCTAATTCTAAATACGAAGTTTTAGGCGATGCCCTCTTTTCCCAAATAGACACCCACCGTGAGTACGGTGGTGTCTTCCCTGCCCTCGCTAAGCGCGAGCACATCGCTACCGTGTTACCAATGTTAGAGAAGGCCTTAAAGGAGGCTAAGCTTGAAAGTAATTTTTCTCCCGCTTTAACTGAAGATCAAAAAGACCACATCCATACTTTACTCTCGCGCGAACATGGCTTAGCCGACCAAGTAATCACCTTTTATAATTCTTACGGTCGACCACCAATTGATCTTATCGCGGTCACGACTGGCCCAGGACTTGAGCCTGCACTTTGGGTTGGTATTAATTTTGCTAAAGCTCTAGCTTATATATGGAATACACCTGTGGTACCAGTCGACCATATGGAGGGACACATCTTAGCTTCAGTTTTTGATGGACACAAAATAGCTCCTTTAACCTTCCCTAGCCTATCTCTTCTAGTGTCAGGAGGACACACCGAACTCGTCCTTATGCAAGACTGGGGTCAATACGAAAAAATCGGGCAGACTCGAGATGATGCGGTCGGTGAAGCTTTTGACAAAGTCGCTCGCCTACTCGGACTAGATTACCCAGGCGGACCGATCATCAGTCGTTTAGCCGAAGAAGCCCACAAGGAACAACTACCACCGTTTACCGACCTACCAAGACCGATGCTTCATTCTGGTGATTTGGATTTTTCTTTTTCTGGTCTAAAGACCGCTGTACTTTACGCTACTAAGGACAGAGAACTAACAGACGATAATAAGAAAGCTTTAGCCAGGGATTTTGAGGATGCGGTAATAGAAGTACTGATAAAAAAAGTAACCCAAGCGATAGAAAAATATTCCGTTAAGTCCTTGATTGTCGGTGGAGGTGTATCTGCCAACCAACATCTTCGCCAAGCCATAACAGACTTAAAGAAAAAAACAGACTTTTCTGAACTAAACATTTACCTACCAGACCCAGCCCTATCCACCGATAATAGTATTATGATCGCTCTCTCCGGCCACGCTAGAGAAAAATCCGCCCTTTCTCCAGAAGATTTTTCTAAAGAAGCAAAAGCAGACGGTAATCTATCTTTGTCTTAG
- a CDS encoding threonylcarbamoyl-AMP synthase — protein MTILYPTETLYALGVNAFDPAALAALYEIKEREEGKAVSVLVRSVEDVERFAHMPPKAKLLAAKFLPGPLTLVLKARDEVPRHLLAPDGTLGFRVSSDEVAKQVINDFMSKYDAPLTCTSANVSGFPTLSTPKEILEQLGDKADLIDEIHDGGPRVGAGSTVIRVLDDKVEILRLGAVPESAIKSVLRQ, from the coding sequence ATGACAATTCTCTATCCCACCGAAACCCTGTACGCCCTTGGGGTTAATGCTTTTGATCCGGCGGCTTTGGCGGCTTTGTATGAGATTAAGGAGAGGGAGGAGGGTAAAGCGGTGAGTGTGTTGGTGCGAAGTGTGGAGGACGTGGAGCGGTTTGCGCATATGCCGCCAAAAGCGAAGCTTTTGGCGGCTAAGTTCTTGCCTGGTCCGTTGACTTTGGTCCTTAAGGCGCGGGACGAAGTCCCGCGCCACCTCCTGGCTCCTGATGGTACTCTAGGTTTTCGTGTTTCTTCTGATGAGGTAGCAAAGCAAGTGATTAATGATTTTATGAGTAAGTATGATGCTCCACTTACTTGCACCAGTGCCAATGTTAGCGGTTTTCCGACCTTGTCTACACCAAAAGAAATTTTAGAGCAATTAGGTGATAAGGCAGATTTGATTGATGAGATACATGATGGGGGCCCGCGAGTGGGAGCTGGCTCAACAGTGATCCGAGTGCTTGATGATAAAGTAGAAATTTTACGCCTCGGGGCTGTTCCAGAGTCTGCTATAAAATCAGTCTTGCGGCAATAA
- a CDS encoding peptidoglycan-binding protein — MKNFRLNNRLSRILTNLTSSAIIFALILQIYSPLVVLANTEETPEPAPVAEEQTSTPVDETQIDTGDAVSGLKLESEINTNVVEANTEEEPSDQEDTMDETDTIIDVAEDTETASTTDSTDSEEKTNENATSSVDINTSTTLAATTTENTTEEGGEEVHQNATSTDQVEIPATPTASTTSTSSDPVIEDPEDTDTDETVVEVDLTNSATSSNTATSSANTGGNTTESGNFEINTGDAVSYVDLVNVVNTNIINSTGLIDFIRNVLGYQNFDLRSNFYDIFKSFKTAESSPSCAYDICDPASLLVDIMNDVNINNNIDVIANTGGNSSSGDNGSIDTGTAYASANIVNLANTNIIDSNYLLLTFDNFADLAGSLVLPNSDFFTSLFANNTGGASSYEISNTASVTNDVTTIANTGDNTTSSTEEASITTGNAQAISHTDNLINQNLLNTNSFSMLIRVHGTWSGEIFGLPEGMQWENTGEGIRLYYAPNSQPGAASSAGKITNNATIANNVHVYALTGDNQINDSETGTIETGDAYANSTIVNVANTNVIGSNWANLIFNIYGNWSGNLAFGQPDLWLGLEANTGYRSQVKPGSQIDYKYTIFNGGDTVARNVIVENKFPLNSLYFTDSPVDADDIDNQTHWAIGDIEPGETREFTVHTRTHETFGLNDRLPLPLSSRVYGDQPDANDTDNEDSLLLYVGEKQKQHEGPSKTFAAKFSVAKSADKAFVAPGDTVNYTVKLHSLGGPLFDSLLVDVLRDEEGNVLSEQSWPLDTIKNGEEITIDYSIIIPEGATGVFTNTAQLIGVHGTKQPKYRTLYESTPVEHKLMIGSLAEAELLGLNTTVSTCDPYITTYLRQNKVNNTEEVIKLQQFLKSHISDNVLITGVFDDATRVAVAEFQQQYKEDILIPWGMTRSSGYVYITTQKTINEIMCGNITKFPLTPDQQQEIDFFRINKNQIDVTDWLFSGPVSTPEEDLAEQNPVNESIATKVYPTSILNLTLPPIEQAAVYDRYGNWLRLFNQSHTAYLDY, encoded by the coding sequence ATGAAAAACTTCAGACTAAACAATAGATTAAGCAGAATCTTAACTAACCTAACATCTTCGGCGATAATATTTGCTTTAATACTACAGATATACTCACCTTTAGTGGTGCTAGCTAATACCGAAGAGACACCAGAGCCAGCACCGGTCGCAGAAGAACAGACTTCGACACCGGTAGATGAAACACAAATTGACACCGGCGATGCCGTGTCAGGTCTTAAGCTGGAATCAGAAATAAACACCAACGTGGTGGAAGCAAACACAGAAGAGGAACCCTCTGACCAAGAAGACACCATGGACGAGACAGACACTATTATAGACGTGGCAGAAGATACTGAAACCGCCAGCACTACAGACAGCACCGATAGTGAAGAAAAAACTAACGAAAATGCTACCAGCTCTGTCGATATAAACACCTCAACCACCCTTGCAGCAACAACCACAGAAAATACTACAGAAGAAGGAGGAGAGGAAGTTCATCAAAACGCAACCAGTACTGATCAAGTAGAAATACCCGCTACGCCTACCGCTAGCACTACCTCAACCTCATCTGATCCGGTAATTGAAGATCCTGAAGACACCGATACAGACGAAACTGTGGTAGAAGTAGATTTGACCAACTCGGCCACCAGCAGCAACACCGCCACCAGCTCAGCCAATACCGGCGGTAACACTACCGAAAGCGGTAACTTTGAAATCAACACTGGTGATGCTGTCTCGTACGTAGACTTAGTTAATGTTGTAAATACCAATATCATCAACTCAACCGGCTTGATTGATTTTATTCGTAACGTATTGGGTTATCAGAACTTTGATTTACGCAGTAACTTCTACGATATCTTTAAGTCATTTAAAACAGCCGAAAGCTCACCCTCCTGTGCCTATGACATATGTGACCCTGCCTCCTTATTGGTAGACATAATGAATGACGTTAATATAAACAACAACATAGACGTCATCGCCAATACTGGCGGCAACAGTAGTAGTGGAGACAATGGTAGCATAGACACTGGTACCGCTTATGCCAGTGCTAATATCGTAAACTTGGCTAACACTAATATTATTGATTCTAACTACCTACTCCTTACCTTTGATAACTTTGCTGACTTGGCCGGGTCTTTGGTTCTGCCAAACAGTGACTTCTTTACTTCTTTATTTGCCAATAATACAGGTGGAGCTAGCTCATACGAAATTAGTAACACCGCCAGCGTAACTAATGATGTAACCACTATAGCCAATACCGGCGACAACACCACTTCCTCAACCGAAGAGGCCAGCATAACCACCGGTAATGCTCAAGCTATCTCACACACCGACAACCTAATCAATCAAAACCTTCTAAATACTAATTCTTTCAGTATGCTAATTCGCGTACATGGTACTTGGAGCGGTGAAATATTTGGCTTACCGGAAGGCATGCAGTGGGAAAACACTGGTGAAGGTATAAGGTTATATTACGCCCCAAACAGCCAACCCGGAGCGGCTTCATCAGCCGGAAAAATAACCAACAATGCCACCATTGCCAACAATGTTCATGTTTACGCTCTAACCGGTGACAATCAAATCAACGATAGTGAGACTGGTACTATTGAAACCGGAGACGCATACGCCAACAGCACGATCGTCAATGTTGCGAACACCAATGTAATTGGTAGTAACTGGGCCAATCTTATCTTTAATATCTACGGAAATTGGAGTGGTAATCTAGCCTTTGGTCAACCCGATCTATGGCTCGGACTAGAAGCCAACACTGGCTATCGGAGCCAGGTAAAACCCGGCTCCCAGATTGATTACAAATATACTATCTTTAACGGAGGTGACACAGTAGCTAGGAACGTGATTGTAGAGAACAAATTCCCCCTTAATTCCCTGTACTTTACAGACTCACCAGTAGATGCTGACGATATCGACAACCAGACACATTGGGCAATTGGCGATATAGAACCAGGCGAGACTCGAGAGTTCACAGTCCACACCAGAACCCATGAAACTTTCGGCCTTAATGACCGTCTACCATTACCCCTAAGTTCAAGGGTCTATGGCGACCAACCCGACGCTAACGATACCGACAATGAGGACTCTCTCTTGCTTTACGTTGGTGAGAAGCAAAAACAACACGAAGGTCCAAGCAAAACCTTTGCAGCTAAGTTCTCTGTTGCCAAAAGTGCTGACAAAGCTTTTGTCGCACCTGGTGATACCGTAAATTACACAGTAAAGCTACACAGTCTTGGTGGACCACTCTTTGACTCACTTTTGGTTGATGTTCTACGAGATGAAGAAGGAAATGTCTTAAGCGAACAATCTTGGCCTCTAGACACGATCAAAAATGGTGAAGAAATAACTATTGACTACTCTATTATAATCCCAGAAGGAGCAACTGGAGTATTTACCAATACCGCTCAACTAATCGGTGTTCATGGTACCAAACAACCAAAGTACCGAACCCTCTATGAAAGTACTCCAGTTGAGCATAAATTAATGATCGGCAGCTTAGCTGAGGCGGAACTACTTGGTCTCAACACTACAGTATCAACCTGCGACCCGTATATCACAACCTATTTAAGGCAGAACAAAGTAAATAACACCGAAGAAGTCATCAAACTCCAACAATTCCTCAAAAGTCATATTTCGGATAATGTACTGATAACAGGAGTCTTTGATGATGCAACCAGAGTTGCTGTTGCCGAGTTTCAACAACAATATAAAGAAGATATCTTAATCCCTTGGGGTATGACAAGAAGTTCAGGCTACGTTTATATTACAACCCAAAAGACGATTAACGAGATCATGTGTGGTAACATCACCAAGTTCCCTCTTACCCCCGATCAACAACAAGAAATAGACTTCTTCCGTATTAACAAAAACCAAATTGATGTTACTGACTGGCTATTTTCCGGACCAGTATCAACCCCCGAAGAAGATTTAGCAGAACAAAATCCAGTTAACGAATCAATCGCCACCAAAGTTTACCCAACTTCAATTCTAAACCTTACCCTTCCACCAATAGAACAAGCGGCTGTCTATGACCGCTATGGTAACTGGCTGAGATTGTTTAACCAAAGCCACACTGCTTACCTAGACTACTAA